Proteins encoded by one window of Cylindrospermum stagnale PCC 7417:
- a CDS encoding shikimate dehydrogenase codes for MIKERLITGKTKLLGVIGHPVEHSLSPVMHNVALGEMGLDYVYLPLPIAPQNLEIAIAGFAAIGVVGFSVTIPHKQAILPLLSEITPVAQAIGAVNTVTRQDGKWVGTNTDVEGFIAPLQTTYHQDWRQKVAVILGNGGAARSVVAGCIQLGFASIHVVGRNVQKLEEFRHSWGNSPLKEKFQVHQWEELPQLIPQADLLVNTTPVGMYPQVEASPLSVEEMADLPADAIAYDLIYIPKPTLFLQQAEKQGAIAIDGLEMLVQQGAAALKIWLQRPIVPVDAMRQALQNHLGNW; via the coding sequence ATGATAAAAGAAAGATTGATTACAGGTAAGACTAAACTTTTAGGGGTGATTGGGCATCCGGTGGAGCATTCTCTATCGCCAGTGATGCATAATGTTGCCCTTGGCGAGATGGGGTTAGATTATGTTTATCTTCCCTTGCCGATCGCACCACAAAATTTAGAAATAGCGATCGCAGGTTTTGCCGCTATTGGCGTGGTTGGTTTTAGTGTGACAATTCCCCACAAGCAGGCGATATTGCCTTTGTTATCAGAGATTACGCCCGTAGCCCAAGCCATCGGCGCAGTGAATACTGTAACGCGCCAAGATGGTAAATGGGTGGGGACAAACACGGATGTAGAAGGATTTATTGCCCCTCTGCAAACAACGTATCACCAAGATTGGCGTCAAAAGGTAGCGGTAATTTTAGGTAATGGTGGTGCAGCCAGGTCCGTTGTGGCAGGTTGTATCCAGCTTGGTTTTGCGTCAATTCATGTTGTGGGGCGCAATGTGCAGAAGTTAGAAGAATTTCGCCATAGTTGGGGCAATTCACCTCTAAAGGAGAAATTTCAGGTGCATCAATGGGAGGAACTACCACAGCTAATTCCCCAAGCTGACTTGTTGGTAAATACAACCCCGGTGGGGATGTATCCCCAGGTGGAGGCGTCACCTTTGAGTGTTGAGGAAATGGCTGATCTGCCAGCAGATGCGATCGCTTACGATTTGATATATATTCCTAAACCGACGCTATTTCTCCAACAAGCAGAAAAACAAGGGGCGATCGCGATTGATGGATTAGAAATGCTAGTCCAGCAAGGCGCAGCAGCTTTAAAAATCTGGTTACAGCGTCCAATAGTGCCTGTGGACGCGATGCGCCAAGCATTGCAGAATCATTTGGGTAATTGGTAA
- a CDS encoding succinate--CoA ligase subunit beta, giving the protein MDLLEYQVKELFSEMGIPVLPSQRIDHPADLKRLKIRYPIVLKSQVHAAERQKAGGVRIVETTIDAIAAAQTIFNLTIWGELPEVLLAESKYDADQEFYLAVVLDTAVCRPVLLGCKEADIDWESAGEKMQYVVVEQEFSPFYARRLALKMGLQGALMLSVSSVLEKMYQLFVQKDLDLVEINPLAVSASGQVMALNGKVRVNERAINRHPEMAQMAAKIVSRHTSSQINGILGDWDAAAIHGKIGILGNGTGSVLTTLDLVANAGGKPGVCFNLRHAFLTDTAPTTFLGRLDTGLKMLAADKSIQVILINFLGTIPQLAEMPEVIANFWQQDNSEIKSSILSSSGSRSHRGVSLPRLVVRLAGSEFNAARQYLATLKTQSDVLIVVENLDTAVAEAVRLAKLTAYRK; this is encoded by the coding sequence ATGGATCTATTAGAGTATCAAGTTAAAGAATTGTTTAGTGAGATGGGAATTCCTGTATTACCATCGCAACGAATTGACCATCCCGCAGATTTGAAACGCTTAAAAATCCGCTATCCGATTGTCCTGAAATCCCAAGTACATGCTGCTGAACGGCAAAAAGCTGGTGGAGTCAGGATTGTAGAAACGACAATCGATGCGATCGCAGCTGCTCAAACGATCTTCAATTTAACGATTTGGGGAGAATTGCCGGAAGTATTGCTGGCAGAATCGAAGTACGACGCCGATCAAGAATTTTATCTAGCAGTAGTTTTAGATACCGCAGTCTGCCGACCAGTACTACTAGGTTGCAAAGAAGCAGATATCGATTGGGAATCGGCAGGGGAGAAAATGCAATATGTTGTTGTGGAACAGGAATTCTCACCATTTTATGCCCGACGACTGGCATTGAAAATGGGTTTGCAAGGTGCGCTGATGCTGTCAGTTAGCAGCGTGCTAGAGAAGATGTACCAGTTATTTGTGCAAAAAGATCTAGACTTAGTGGAGATTAATCCTCTAGCCGTCAGCGCTTCTGGTCAGGTGATGGCTCTCAATGGCAAAGTCAGAGTCAACGAACGAGCAATCAACCGTCATCCAGAGATGGCCCAAATGGCAGCAAAAATAGTCAGCCGTCATACCAGTAGTCAAATCAACGGCATTTTAGGCGACTGGGATGCGGCAGCTATACACGGTAAAATAGGTATTTTAGGTAATGGTACTGGTTCGGTGTTGACAACTTTAGATTTGGTCGCCAACGCTGGTGGTAAACCAGGTGTTTGTTTCAATCTGCGCCATGCTTTTCTCACTGATACGGCACCGACTACCTTCTTGGGTCGCTTAGATACAGGTCTAAAAATGTTAGCTGCTGACAAAAGCATTCAAGTAATACTGATTAACTTCCTAGGTACTATTCCTCAGTTGGCAGAAATGCCGGAGGTCATTGCTAATTTTTGGCAACAAGACAACAGCGAAATTAAATCCTCTATTTTAAGCTCCAGTGGCAGCAGAAGCCATCGCGGGGTATCTCTGCCGCGCTTGGTTGTCCGTCTTGCTGGTTCTGAATTCAACGCCGCTAGACAATATTTAGCTACACTCAAAACCCAGAGCGATGTGCTAATAGTGGTAGAAAATTTAGATACCGCAGTGGCGGAAGCAGTCCGGCTTGCCAAGTTAACTGCTTATAGAAAATAG
- a CDS encoding succinate--CoA ligase subunit alpha, translated as MNLTPDSKVLIQGFSEFISETHVAQMKAYGTNLIAGVNPGCGGQLLYDLPIFDLVEEVVAQFGAIDTTIICVHPYQVLDAALEAIASNIRQIIIISGGVPPLDMVQLLRKAEACETIVVGPNSPGIIVPGKILLGTHPSELYTPGHVGIVSRSSTLTYEIAWELTKAGMGQSISASIGSDAIIGSSFLQWLQILDEDEATQAIVLVGQPGGGSEEAAAQYITETIDKPVIAYIAGRHAPPAKHWRQTGTLATFVGRDPSYGTAQSKLAAFQTAQVSVAERPSEIPELLKKVLK; from the coding sequence ATGAACCTAACGCCAGATAGCAAAGTTTTAATCCAGGGCTTTTCTGAATTTATCTCAGAAACTCATGTTGCTCAAATGAAAGCTTACGGTACAAATTTGATCGCTGGTGTCAATCCCGGATGTGGTGGTCAGCTATTGTACGATCTACCGATATTTGACTTGGTTGAGGAGGTGGTGGCACAATTTGGGGCAATTGACACCACGATCATTTGTGTACATCCTTACCAAGTCTTAGATGCAGCATTAGAAGCGATCGCTTCTAATATTCGCCAGATCATTATTATCTCTGGTGGTGTACCACCTTTGGATATGGTGCAACTACTTCGTAAAGCCGAAGCTTGTGAAACCATTGTGGTCGGGCCTAACAGTCCGGGAATTATTGTACCGGGAAAAATTCTTTTAGGTACTCACCCTAGTGAATTGTATACTCCTGGACACGTGGGCATTGTCAGCCGCAGCAGCACTCTGACTTATGAAATCGCTTGGGAATTAACCAAAGCTGGCATGGGTCAGTCTATTAGTGCCAGCATTGGCAGTGATGCGATCATTGGTTCATCGTTTCTGCAATGGCTACAAATTCTCGATGAAGATGAAGCTACCCAGGCGATCGTTTTGGTCGGTCAACCAGGGGGTGGTAGTGAAGAAGCTGCGGCGCAATATATTACTGAGACAATTGATAAACCAGTAATTGCCTACATTGCAGGTAGACACGCACCACCGGCAAAACATTGGCGTCAGACAGGCACTTTAGCGACTTTTGTGGGACGCGATCCTAGTTATGGGACTGCACAAAGTAAATTAGCTGCTTTTCAAACAGCACAAGTATCGGTAGCTGAACGCCCTTCGGAAATTCCTGAATTGTTGAAAAAGGTGCTTAAGTAA
- a CDS encoding Uma2 family endonuclease, with the protein MVFAQTSPPNLDSDGTTMRFTPDEYRGMEETAQERHEYRNGEIITMSGGSEAHSAIASNLLIYLGFLLRDTNFRCYNSDLRLWIPEYQCGTYTDLMVVDGQPEFNGNRTDEILNPLLIVEVLSPSTEAYDRGDKFRKYRSLPSFCEYLLVGQTEPYIEQYHILNHDSNDRWQLQVHDHLERSIVLHSLNVEIPLSEIYRRINF; encoded by the coding sequence GTGGTCTTTGCTCAAACCAGTCCGCCAAACCTGGACTCAGACGGGACAACAATGCGCTTCACCCCAGATGAATATCGAGGGATGGAAGAAACCGCACAGGAACGCCACGAATACCGCAACGGAGAAATTATCACGATGTCAGGGGGTTCAGAAGCCCACAGTGCGATCGCCAGTAACCTGTTAATTTATCTGGGATTTTTGCTCAGAGACACCAACTTTCGCTGCTACAACAGCGACTTACGCCTTTGGATTCCTGAATATCAGTGTGGAACCTACACTGATTTGATGGTCGTTGATGGACAACCAGAATTCAACGGCAATCGCACGGACGAAATACTCAATCCTCTACTGATTGTCGAAGTTTTATCACCCTCCACTGAAGCCTATGATAGAGGAGATAAGTTCAGAAAATATCGCTCTCTTCCTAGCTTTTGTGAATATCTGCTCGTCGGCCAAACTGAACCCTACATTGAGCAGTATCATATCCTTAATCATGACAGCAATGATCGCTGGCAATTGCAAGTTCACGATCACCTTGAGCGGTCGATTGTCCTGCACAGCTTAAATGTAGAGATTCCCCTGTCTGAAATCTATCGCCGCATTAATTTTTAA
- a CDS encoding tetratricopeptide repeat protein: MSDSLPLRDSASADLLVRYLALIDEIVATTLKGKISSVEQVYQLLLNGITSGTGEVFELALSDRLNAIQGQVDSEKDELKKSKATRSLRAIKTIQSQWQRWQDQNKATEAIALAMREITLDATGDRLAAFIRVTDPNLKYPLSLSQLQQLGKSLQQFAQANSDLQQISTGITRGLSAWVRLQENLLSWMYEQNRGSLGFGGVPGESGPWASWAKLVNSELPQAFFRTLAMEQSAIEFAQKHPQITLSDWVELAVVLQQLQRGLVHWFDQQAYNVQAGPKLSISTFLTFAVIWSQLASGFQNAGAMYSNGASQIMLQVLRTFAQRPYFPLYGGIFASFSGSSLRNALDYLDEPLASVEGTQEKARILTLLGYSQRAMGQYQRSLKFHQQALAIARNAGDRPCEIANLNHLSRTYVQEQNYPEAINYSQRALMLSRQPGVSGASVEQARTGEANALVNLGYSEVMQARKLEQREPEIYESAIHYLEQGLKLSEKLGDIQSKALCFSSLGIAYLVIGQPQTAIKYLEDGFKTAQVSGDLYLQGRNLAYLSEAYYHLQNSEKAVYTGCLGMYLLEQIASLEWRQVAGFLIILQGQIGELTFQILLQQNRPKIISVIGVDGYDHIPHLLAEYKRDM; the protein is encoded by the coding sequence GTGTCTGACTCTCTGCCATTACGCGATAGCGCCAGCGCTGACTTATTAGTTCGCTACCTGGCCTTAATCGATGAAATTGTCGCCACCACCCTCAAGGGCAAGATCAGCTCTGTGGAACAGGTGTATCAACTGCTGCTCAACGGTATCACTTCTGGCACAGGAGAAGTATTTGAGCTAGCTTTGAGCGATCGCCTGAATGCTATCCAAGGGCAAGTAGATAGCGAAAAAGATGAACTCAAAAAATCCAAAGCGACTCGGAGTTTGCGAGCGATTAAAACCATTCAAAGCCAATGGCAACGCTGGCAAGACCAAAACAAAGCCACAGAAGCGATCGCTTTGGCAATGCGCGAAATTACCCTAGATGCAACAGGCGATCGTTTGGCTGCGTTCATCCGCGTTACCGACCCGAATCTGAAGTATCCGTTAAGTTTGTCACAACTACAGCAGTTAGGAAAATCGTTACAGCAATTTGCCCAAGCGAATTCTGATTTACAGCAGATATCAACAGGCATCACCCGTGGTTTATCTGCTTGGGTGCGACTGCAAGAAAACCTCCTCAGTTGGATGTATGAGCAAAATCGCGGTTCTCTCGGATTTGGCGGTGTCCCAGGAGAAAGTGGCCCCTGGGCAAGTTGGGCTAAATTAGTTAACAGCGAGTTACCCCAAGCCTTTTTTCGCACCCTGGCAATGGAGCAATCGGCAATTGAATTTGCCCAAAAGCATCCTCAGATTACTCTCAGTGACTGGGTGGAACTGGCAGTAGTTTTACAGCAGTTGCAACGGGGGTTAGTTCACTGGTTTGACCAACAAGCTTACAATGTCCAAGCCGGGCCGAAGTTATCCATTTCCACTTTTTTGACCTTTGCCGTGATTTGGAGTCAGTTAGCGAGTGGTTTTCAGAATGCTGGGGCAATGTACAGCAATGGTGCTTCGCAAATTATGCTCCAGGTTCTCCGCACCTTTGCCCAGCGTCCCTACTTTCCTTTGTATGGGGGGATTTTCGCTTCTTTTTCTGGTAGTTCTTTACGAAATGCCCTAGATTATTTGGATGAACCCCTGGCATCTGTAGAAGGAACTCAAGAAAAGGCGCGGATCTTGACGTTGCTAGGCTATTCTCAGCGGGCGATGGGGCAATATCAGCGATCGCTCAAATTTCATCAGCAAGCTTTAGCGATCGCGAGAAACGCAGGCGATCGCCCCTGTGAAATCGCTAACCTCAACCACCTCAGCCGTACCTACGTCCAAGAACAAAATTATCCTGAAGCAATCAACTACAGTCAACGGGCATTAATGCTCAGTCGCCAACCAGGCGTTAGTGGCGCATCTGTAGAGCAAGCACGCACCGGCGAAGCCAATGCACTGGTAAATTTAGGCTACAGCGAAGTCATGCAAGCTCGAAAGCTGGAACAAAGAGAACCAGAAATTTATGAATCAGCAATTCACTATCTAGAGCAAGGTTTAAAGCTATCAGAAAAATTAGGCGATATTCAAAGTAAAGCCTTATGTTTCAGCAGCTTAGGCATTGCCTATTTAGTAATTGGACAACCTCAAACTGCGATTAAATATCTAGAAGATGGCTTCAAAACAGCACAAGTTTCTGGCGACTTGTATCTCCAAGGTCGCAATTTAGCCTATCTATCTGAAGCTTATTACCATCTCCAAAATTCCGAAAAAGCAGTTTATACAGGCTGTTTGGGAATGTACCTTTTAGAGCAAATTGCTTCTCTTGAGTGGCGGCAAGTAGCCGGGTTTCTAATAATTCTCCAGGGACAAATTGGGGAGTTAACATTTCAAATACTCCTACAGCAAAATCGCCCGAAAATCATTTCTGTTATCGGTGTAGATGGCTATGATCACATTCCCCACCTGCTAGCAGAATACAAGCGAGATATGTAG